The following are encoded together in the Erwinia sp. E602 genome:
- a CDS encoding lipase family protein has protein sequence MSGSSLVTSVTHTEAKATVGKQKPYWVEFQLVDEKNVPVANMPWTAESSHPVSGPVDNFTYTGQSDADGIIRIDMPHGLELRLTLDGNQLTMEMEKRALRVSRDTENDSVVRPEAEDKGYIWHYAVIGELCRTLPSVELRNGEVWPPFHFPQNKVMKGVKIRTNQLEKRHVIEICPFRAWELVLHHQKDYSIANGINLGAAATLAYANDSTLDTVSIRSFFVNQCQDLSRLPQLYKDGAAWNTLVQDIPYSKRYYPPVFMDTSRDTSPKADEKNPHGTAQTEDETAATKADGDTQLYYVYNSNEVIISWRGTASLFDVGTDLAFSPVNSDLCDIKKTECTTLLPAGKVHTGFWSGYSRIEKKFKEEVETLKDLLANLKLFICGHSLGGALALIHAAKMKGYNPILYTYGMPRTFTRDAVKQLSEITHFRHVNDNDPIPAVPAEANLDNELYKLWGWLGGTLGFFWSLGELLAYQMVAWGDCFWHHGNTVAFLTVTQSREWKECKRELPTPAGCITIRNSLPLKAKLYLVPALAEQEMQLAGQKQKEFKASLTQADLTDFFPKGSNPDRGANLNIFEHFMTSYMPYMYNTVLELIDNAGIVEKRTFTEHLHNVDSFREQMAENKNGIPEKELVRNNIFLNIEGLLGVSLSPTLSMPSGNDTLLRFAQYGEEVMENV, from the coding sequence ATGTCAGGCAGTTCATTAGTGACATCTGTGACGCATACAGAGGCAAAAGCTACGGTGGGAAAGCAGAAACCTTATTGGGTTGAATTTCAACTTGTAGATGAGAAGAATGTTCCAGTGGCGAATATGCCATGGACTGCCGAAAGTTCTCATCCGGTTTCCGGGCCAGTCGATAACTTTACATATACAGGTCAAAGCGATGCGGATGGAATTATTCGCATTGATATGCCACATGGACTTGAATTGAGGCTGACGTTAGATGGTAATCAACTGACTATGGAAATGGAAAAACGTGCCTTGCGTGTTAGCAGGGATACGGAAAATGATTCTGTTGTGCGTCCTGAAGCTGAAGACAAAGGGTATATCTGGCATTATGCCGTGATTGGTGAACTTTGCCGGACGCTTCCTTCAGTTGAGTTAAGAAATGGGGAGGTCTGGCCGCCATTCCATTTCCCCCAGAATAAAGTTATGAAAGGAGTGAAAATAAGAACCAATCAGCTGGAAAAACGACACGTGATTGAAATATGCCCTTTCAGAGCATGGGAGCTTGTTCTGCATCATCAAAAGGACTATTCCATTGCGAATGGAATTAACCTTGGGGCGGCAGCGACGCTTGCCTATGCAAATGACAGCACTCTGGATACGGTGTCAATTAGGAGCTTTTTTGTTAACCAGTGTCAGGATCTTTCCCGCTTACCTCAGCTTTATAAAGACGGCGCTGCATGGAATACGTTAGTACAGGATATTCCCTACAGTAAGCGATATTATCCCCCGGTGTTTATGGATACCTCACGAGATACTTCGCCTAAGGCAGACGAAAAGAATCCACATGGAACAGCACAGACAGAGGATGAAACTGCAGCAACAAAGGCAGACGGTGATACGCAGCTTTATTATGTCTATAACTCGAATGAGGTGATAATTTCCTGGCGCGGGACGGCCAGTTTATTTGATGTGGGGACGGATCTTGCGTTCAGTCCGGTAAATTCAGATCTATGCGATATAAAAAAAACGGAATGCACGACGTTACTTCCTGCTGGAAAAGTACATACAGGGTTCTGGAGTGGTTATAGTCGGATAGAAAAGAAATTCAAAGAGGAAGTCGAAACATTAAAAGATCTGCTGGCAAATCTTAAGTTGTTTATCTGTGGGCATAGTTTAGGTGGCGCATTAGCCTTAATCCATGCAGCAAAAATGAAGGGCTATAACCCTATACTTTACACCTATGGAATGCCGCGAACCTTTACCCGCGATGCCGTGAAGCAATTGTCGGAGATTACCCATTTCCGTCATGTTAATGATAATGATCCGATTCCAGCCGTACCCGCGGAAGCCAACCTGGATAATGAGTTATATAAACTCTGGGGATGGCTGGGCGGTACTCTGGGCTTTTTCTGGTCACTGGGTGAACTTCTCGCTTACCAGATGGTTGCCTGGGGGGACTGCTTCTGGCATCACGGCAATACGGTAGCCTTTCTCACCGTCACCCAGAGTCGGGAATGGAAAGAGTGCAAGAGAGAGCTGCCGACTCCGGCAGGGTGTATTACCATCAGGAATTCACTTCCTCTTAAGGCCAAACTTTACCTGGTTCCTGCGCTGGCGGAGCAGGAAATGCAGCTGGCTGGTCAGAAGCAGAAAGAGTTTAAAGCGTCATTAACGCAGGCAGATCTAACGGACTTTTTCCCCAAAGGCAGTAATCCGGACAGAGGCGCTAATTTAAATATTTTTGAACATTTTATGACATCCTATATGCCCTATATGTATAACACGGTGTTAGAGTTGATTGATAATGCCGGGATAGTGGAAAAGCGTACCTTTACTGAGCATCTGCATAACGTTGATTCATTCAGGGAGCAGATGGCAGAAAATAAAAATGGCATACCGGAGAAAGAGTTAGTAAGAAATAACATCTTTCTGAATATAGAAGGGCTGCTTGGCGTATCGCTTTCCCCTACGTTATCTATGCCGTCAGGCAACGATACACTTTTGCGGTTTGCTCAATACGGAGAAGAGGTAATGGAAAATGTATAA
- a CDS encoding putative T6SS immunity periplasmic lipoprotein yields the protein MSTFNYTFYFSLFYFVTLTGCPGIGDRLAPDEEGYIIVYEEGVCFSFNNGDNYILKYISINPRGTRLRDEKIILNPPLHIVNAFICIPSSLYKFNKDGQCFIRANFTFLKNSTYSRRIFSALEVSNGVVHNIRSDDMEILRPYDEMIQK from the coding sequence TTGTCGACATTCAATTACACTTTTTATTTTTCTCTTTTTTATTTTGTAACATTAACGGGATGCCCGGGAATAGGTGACAGGCTTGCACCTGATGAAGAGGGATATATCATTGTTTATGAAGAGGGAGTTTGTTTCTCATTCAATAATGGTGATAATTACATATTGAAATACATTTCTATTAATCCAAGAGGGACGAGGTTAAGAGATGAGAAGATTATATTAAATCCACCTTTGCATATAGTTAATGCATTTATTTGTATCCCCTCGTCGCTTTATAAATTCAATAAGGACGGACAGTGCTTCATTCGGGCGAATTTTACATTCTTAAAAAATTCGACTTACTCTCGGCGTATTTTTTCCGCACTGGAAGTGAGTAATGGAGTGGTTCATAACATACGGTCTGATGATATGGAAATCCTCAGGCCATACGATGAAATGATTCAAAAATGA
- a CDS encoding type VI secretion system Vgr family protein — protein MSLTDTLQNAETAITGTTLNRYRLDIPSCTADIDVEEFNGTEFMSGLYCYTILFTSRDKGISSAQLMSKPATLRMGGGSLFALAEQKVVHGVITHFKRISGSRDQVTWQIIIEPFLSLLEKQFRTHRFFVNKSVPEVVTQVLRDHGLKDWEYEFVLKASYPKRTQINQYQESDLAFIERLLAEVGIFYFFTLHKETQTEVVHFADRQSAWQFGKTLLLNSPSGTNDNGVDSVWGINVRHNVVARSVTANDYNHREAQKILMSAPADMTRGDGDGVTYGDVYHYRPQHLESGDKITPAPETGNFWARLEHERFLSDQTVISGFSSDATLSPAQVLTINETALPSTLPSETENGMVIVRIGYMASRKNALSVAWEGMPYSETRCWRPAAKKRPKISGTLMARVTSAKASDIYAWQDAAGLYRVKFDADQDDKARGQESMPVRLAKPYGGDVYGIHFPLIQGTEVAIAFHEGDPDRPYIAHALHDSRHTDHVTEKNGTRNVIRTAGLNKLRMEDRRGEEHIKLSTEYGGKTQLNLGHNVDASRMLRGEGAELRTNDWVSVRGGKGILLTADAQPDVGGKMLEMDRAVEQLEQALTLARSLQVAAKGAKATVSDIDSQKVLNNALKYLKMPGMLASAPAGIGILSPETVRLASGGASIGLMSGKNTDISAGQSFTVAASEAVSLFAQAAGMKMYAGAGKVDIQAQADAMNVSALQDITVTSGQGGVRVNASKELILSCGGAYIKLSGGNIELGCPRNILLKATNVNQTGPASLDTPPVTFPKGYSGSFTIKDAETGEVKPFTKYKVTSPEGDVFEGVSDSTGKTAPLYSSTPGKMKIEFPREQKEEGPGHWVTVDHDYHGLKNTAIMAINRLTSMGDEGRVFGSEGKDYMNTKRDKIQEWQRLPSDVIDETGQQSVIHRYGQQRKVTQTFLEGDDAWAVTGKSWHWQPVIADDVYEENK, from the coding sequence ATGAGTCTGACAGATACACTACAAAACGCGGAGACAGCCATAACAGGAACCACGCTCAACCGTTACCGGCTGGATATTCCGTCCTGCACGGCTGATATTGACGTGGAAGAGTTCAACGGCACAGAGTTTATGAGTGGATTGTATTGTTACACCATTCTGTTCACCAGCAGGGACAAGGGTATCAGTTCCGCACAGCTCATGAGCAAACCAGCGACCCTGAGAATGGGGGGAGGATCGCTGTTCGCGTTGGCGGAGCAAAAAGTCGTTCACGGGGTGATAACCCACTTCAAGCGTATCAGTGGTTCACGCGATCAGGTGACCTGGCAGATCATTATTGAGCCCTTCCTGTCATTGCTGGAAAAACAGTTCCGCACGCACCGTTTCTTCGTCAATAAGTCGGTTCCGGAAGTGGTGACGCAGGTGCTGCGGGATCACGGCCTGAAAGACTGGGAGTACGAATTTGTTCTGAAGGCGTCGTATCCGAAGCGTACTCAGATTAACCAGTATCAGGAAAGTGACCTGGCGTTTATCGAGCGCCTGCTGGCTGAAGTGGGTATTTTTTACTTCTTCACCCTGCATAAAGAGACTCAGACGGAAGTGGTGCACTTTGCGGACAGGCAGAGCGCCTGGCAGTTTGGTAAAACGCTGTTGCTGAACAGTCCGTCAGGGACCAATGATAACGGGGTCGACTCTGTCTGGGGCATCAACGTCCGACACAATGTGGTAGCGCGTTCGGTAACAGCTAATGATTACAACCATCGTGAAGCGCAGAAAATCCTGATGTCCGCCCCGGCAGACATGACCCGTGGCGACGGTGATGGGGTGACCTACGGCGATGTCTACCATTATCGTCCGCAACACCTTGAGAGCGGAGATAAAATTACTCCCGCTCCTGAGACCGGTAATTTCTGGGCGCGTCTGGAGCATGAACGTTTTTTGTCGGACCAGACGGTAATATCGGGCTTCAGCAGCGATGCGACTCTTTCTCCGGCGCAGGTGCTGACTATTAACGAAACGGCACTCCCGTCAACGCTCCCGTCCGAAACGGAAAATGGCATGGTCATTGTCCGCATCGGCTATATGGCAAGCCGTAAAAATGCGCTGAGTGTGGCGTGGGAAGGTATGCCGTACAGCGAAACCCGCTGCTGGCGTCCGGCGGCGAAGAAGCGCCCGAAAATCAGCGGCACCCTGATGGCCCGCGTCACCAGCGCAAAAGCCAGTGACATCTACGCCTGGCAGGATGCGGCGGGCCTGTACCGGGTGAAATTTGATGCCGACCAGGACGACAAAGCGCGGGGCCAGGAGAGCATGCCGGTGCGCCTGGCTAAGCCCTACGGCGGCGACGTTTACGGCATCCACTTCCCGCTGATTCAGGGCACCGAGGTGGCGATTGCCTTCCACGAAGGTGACCCCGATCGCCCGTATATCGCCCATGCGCTGCACGACTCCCGCCACACTGACCACGTGACGGAAAAGAACGGCACCCGCAACGTGATCCGCACCGCCGGACTGAACAAACTGCGCATGGAAGACAGGCGCGGGGAAGAGCATATCAAACTCAGCACGGAGTACGGGGGAAAGACCCAGCTTAATCTGGGGCACAACGTGGACGCCTCCAGAATGCTGCGGGGGGAAGGGGCAGAGCTGCGAACTAATGACTGGGTCAGCGTTCGTGGCGGTAAAGGCATTTTGCTGACCGCGGATGCTCAGCCTGACGTCGGCGGTAAAATGCTCGAAATGGACCGGGCTGTAGAACAACTGGAACAGGCTCTCACGCTGGCCAGAAGCCTTCAGGTGGCCGCTAAAGGGGCGAAGGCAACGGTATCAGACATCGACAGCCAAAAAGTGCTTAACAACGCATTGAAATATCTGAAAATGCCAGGAATGCTGGCCAGTGCACCTGCCGGAATAGGGATTCTAAGTCCTGAGACCGTCCGACTTGCTTCAGGCGGGGCAAGTATTGGCCTTATGTCTGGTAAAAATACCGATATCAGTGCCGGGCAATCATTCACTGTAGCTGCAAGCGAAGCTGTAAGTTTGTTTGCACAGGCTGCAGGAATGAAAATGTATGCAGGGGCAGGAAAGGTTGATATTCAGGCACAAGCGGATGCCATGAATGTCTCAGCATTACAGGATATCACTGTCACCAGTGGTCAGGGAGGCGTGAGGGTTAATGCCAGCAAGGAACTGATTTTAAGTTGCGGTGGCGCTTATATAAAACTCAGCGGTGGGAATATTGAACTGGGATGTCCGCGGAATATTTTGCTGAAAGCGACCAATGTTAATCAGACGGGACCTGCCAGTTTAGATACGCCACCAGTGACTTTCCCGAAAGGATATTCAGGTTCCTTCACTATCAAAGATGCGGAGACTGGTGAGGTTAAGCCTTTTACTAAATATAAAGTTACCTCACCAGAGGGTGATGTTTTTGAGGGGGTATCGGACTCAACAGGAAAAACAGCACCGCTTTATTCATCAACTCCAGGTAAAATGAAAATTGAATTTCCACGTGAGCAAAAGGAAGAAGGGCCTGGACATTGGGTCACAGTCGATCATGATTATCACGGGTTGAAAAATACTGCAATTATGGCAATTAATCGCTTAACCTCTATGGGAGATGAGGGGCGTGTTTTTGGGTCTGAAGGAAAGGACTATATGAATACGAAAAGAGATAAAATTCAGGAATGGCAACGTTTGCCATCTGATGTTATCGACGAGACAGGTCAGCAATCAGTAATACATCGCTATGGGCAGCAGAGAAAAGTAACACAAACTTTCCTTGAAGGTGATGATGCCTGGGCTGTTACAGGTAAGTCGTGGCACTGGCAACCGGTTATCGCTGATGATGTCTATGAGGAAAATAAATGA
- a CDS encoding putative T6SS immunity periplasmic lipoprotein, which produces MVSKTRFCVLRSTLLVVFCLLILTGCPGPGDRMRFDETAVVSQQGDNVCFNVNDAQDYQPADMGINRRGIASKEKKFNFSPELKVTDGKLCIPPTFYHFPDKGQFLVEYVLKSKKNEDKPRSVVVTLEIKNGRIYNVTPTEREIFLPYCRDVVDKTSGTDITGACQQ; this is translated from the coding sequence ATGGTGAGTAAGACCCGTTTTTGTGTGCTTCGGTCTACGTTGCTGGTTGTTTTTTGTCTGCTAATCCTGACGGGATGTCCAGGGCCTGGTGACAGAATGCGATTTGATGAAACAGCAGTAGTCAGTCAGCAAGGCGATAATGTGTGTTTTAACGTCAATGATGCACAGGATTATCAACCTGCAGACATGGGAATCAATCGACGAGGAATTGCCTCAAAGGAGAAAAAATTTAATTTTTCTCCTGAGCTCAAAGTCACTGATGGAAAGCTATGTATTCCACCCACGTTTTATCACTTTCCAGATAAAGGGCAATTCTTAGTTGAATACGTATTGAAGTCGAAAAAAAATGAAGATAAACCTCGAAGTGTGGTCGTCACCCTGGAAATTAAAAATGGTCGTATCTATAACGTAACTCCAACAGAAAGAGAAATATTCTTGCCTTATTGTCGTGATGTAGTGGATAAAACATCAGGCACAGATATCACTGGGGCTTGCCAACAGTAG